DNA sequence from the Lycium barbarum isolate Lr01 chromosome 5, ASM1917538v2, whole genome shotgun sequence genome:
TGTATTAAACGAGTTCTTTCATTTCGTAAACAACAAATGTCTAGGAACAAATGAAGTTTGTCAAACGATAAATATCTGGGACTGGATGTAATATTGATGAACAACTCTATTGTTTTCCTAATCTTGAAAATCGATGTCGAATCCACTAATGTTGCTTGTGTCATGATAAAATATCGACATCACACCCTTATTGGTGCGGTCCTTCCTCAACCCCTACGTGAATGCATGATACTTAATGCACCAAGTTATCCTTTTAATCTTGGAACCACTAATGATGTAACTTTAATTTGAGTACATGCACATTTTGACAGGTTGTATCAATGGGTACTTAAAATGTATTGAGCATGATGAATCTATATCAGAATGCAATGGCTACAAATCTGTCCTAGAATCCACAAGTCGAGAGCAAACACTGGTATACATTTTAACATTAATGTGTCTACTATTAACTAGCTAGCTAATCATGAATTTATACAAAAAGAACTATCTGTATGCTGACATCCTATTGGTTACTTGATTAATTCAAATTTGAACAGCTAGGATTTGCTATTTGGGAGCCACCTCATGGACGTTATAAATTGCACAAGAGTCCGTGGAGAGACATTGTCAAATTAAGCAGTGGATTGAGGCATTGTGCATTCATGGTCATGGCATTGCATGGATGTATCCAATCAGAAATTCAGGTTCTACATGCTAACTAATTGTATCAACGTGCTATGTTGCTCGAATCCTTCAATAATGGTGTTGCCCCTGTGtcaaattcttcaaagatgcatTACTTTTGAAGGATCTGACACACATTGAATGACATCTTTGAAGGATCCGATCAAGCAACATAGGCAATATGCAGTAAAATTCATTCTTGTTTAGGCCTTACTTTTTTCACTATCATCCACTACAGATTGGAGACATGAAAAACACCCGAAATAGTTTGTACACTATCAATATATTTTAACAGGTTATTTACTGCAACATTTAGATTTTTTAAATATGATGATCACTGTAGACATTTATCTTATTATGTAGGTCACGTTAACCAAGTAATCTAAAAAATCGTACACTGTTAGTATAAATAAATGAAACTCTTAACATTTAATTTAACTTTATACAAGTACAATGTAAACATTTTTTTACATTAGCAATATATTTTACCGATTACAACATGTTATTTACTACACTGCATGTTTAGGCTATCAAATTGGGAATTGTCTATAGTTTAGTTACCTGTTGTTGCAAGCCATCCGATAACCTTCTATGTTAAAAGATTGTACATTATCAGTATACATAAATTAAACTTCTTTAACGTCTTTTGCAGGCGCCACCAGAAAAGAGGAAGGTTTTCCACAATGAACTTAAGAAAGTTGGTGAAAATGCTTCAAAAGTTCTACGCGAGCTAGGAACAAAATTAGAGAAAATGGAAGCATTAAGTGATCATGAAAATATTCTAAAAGAAGTGCATGAAACAGCACAATACTTGCAGAAAAAAATAGATCACAAGTCATATCTCTTGGTCAATTCAAAAAGTTGGGAAATCGGAAAGCCAAATATTAATGTTGAAGATTCTTCAAGTGAAAATGGTAGTGAAAATTTGCCATTAAGTTCTCGATCACTTAGTGAAACAGCTATTGACATAAGGTCATTGCAAGCAAATTGGCCACTATTAACAAAAGATTCATCTGATCAATTGGTCACAAAGTCAACATTATTTAGAAAACAAAATCAATGGCCTTCACGTCTCTCACTTGTTGATGGTGAAATTGCTGATATAGTGGAAATGGAAACTTATTTGAGTGCTAGTGCTTTGTCTTTGGCTACTTTTGCTTCACTTCTTATTGAATTTGTTGCAAGGCTTCAGAATGTGGTTGACAATTTCGAAGAGCTAAGTCAAAGGGCAGAATTTAAAGAGCCAGTTAGTATTAAGTGTTAAAGAATTTATCAAGTATGTTACTATATTGTTGACGTTCaatatgtgattttttttttgttcttaacGTTTAGTTTGTGTGAAATGAAAAGAGAAAAAGTATTGGTCATATGTTTGTTTTGTGAGGAGGAAAGGAATTAGGAAAATGAAATATGTTTATTGGCGTGTGGAGTAACTTTTGTATCATGAATAGATGTACACAAGGCccaaaaatatttttgtgatatgTTCCTTTATAGCGTCAGAGTTAGAATTTGTACGGGAATTTTTGTTAAATATGGTTTGATCAATTGATTAATATATATATGAGCAATTCACTAagtaatatatatgaaaatacaaaaatattgaaAAAATAATCCTCCCCTAAACAAGACTCCTAAATTGTAAAGGATTACATTGTGGATATTATTATAAAGAAATACACATGAGAAAAGCTAAATAGATTCAACATCAACTATATATGcgtaaaatattaattttaattttatatatacagtgtaattttttgacGAAGAAAATTTAGATGAACCCTTTGCGGCCCTACCTCCACCCTTTCCTCATTCTACACCAAGATAGAAAGAATATATAGTTACTTAGAGTCGTCGTGCACTATAAGGATATCCCTTTTCGCACAATTTTGATTCAAGACCAATGACCTTAGAGGTAATTAAATTAAGGGTACAATTCAAATTTGACATATATAGTGTGCTTGTTTGTGCATTGAgttttgatttcctttgtttgaaGTACCTTCCAATATTGAAGCAAATATAAAACGGGGTTGTTGCTGCAGTGCCATTTGTTTGATTATATAGTATATTCGACCGACTAACTTGGCTGTTGAATGCATAATGATTCCAAATCTGTGAAATTAGATAACTAAATTTAATTAAGTACAATGTGTAGTGAGattaattttgatgttattatgtatAAACATTTATATGATCAGATCTTGCTTAGTATTTTCTTATAGACAACATTATTGGTGAATGTATGTTTCATAAAAGGTCAAACTACAATAGAGTTTCTTTTAATGGGTTATGTTGAGTTCTTCTGAACCTATTTAGAACTCTTCCCTTTATACTCATCGTCAAAATAATGTTTTTTCCTTTCAATAAAGGATAAACTTGGCCCGGGACAGTAAATAATTAGCATACAGGAGGAAGTCATAACTCTAGGCCTCCTTAATCTTGAATTCAACCCATTCTCTAATTAGTTGATAATTTTTACAGCTTTATTATTTACAGTGTAAGTTAAATAGTTTAAAATAGAAATCTTAATCTTTATAACTCAGAAAATTGTTCGAACTTGTCTTCTTAGTGATATTAAACAATTATAGCTAACGTTAATTGGTTCTTCGTGAGATTCGACTCTGAACTCTTAGACCAAGTTATATTTGCAATAACCGATTATCCTTTTAGGACGAGCTCTGATAAATATGACATTGATTGTTAAAATAATAGTTGAACATGTGAATTAGTATTTATTATTAGTTAGTACCctttagaagagccggtttaagAGGCAGCTTCTTCGTCCGTTGATGGACCcacttttaaatttaatataataaaattcaCCAGCTTTGATACTTTATTATATTACCAAAGTGAGTACCAGAAACTTCTAAAAAGTATTAGAAGCTACAACCTTCGCTCAAAACCcattccagaaagttttcatccTCTTCACATGCAGTAAATCAAGAAGCTTCTCATCAATTTATACCACCAAAAATATAGTATAATTTTGCTCAGACTGATGCTGCAATTTTCAGATATCAGGTATTAATATTTGAACTCTTCTAATTTGAGCATCGTCTTCTAAAAAGTAGAAACTGCGATTTTGGGGATTTAAGTACAAAGTGTTTGATAATATGTGTAAGAGAAATGGGTAGAAAAGAGCAAGGGTAAGGAAGACTAAGAGGTTAATCATATTGAAAGTATTCTGCAATTTCAGTTTCTGGGTTGTCTCAAATTTTGATTCTTTTTCCTCTATTGTTGTTGATTTTTCAAATCTTTTTGTACTTTTAGCTATTTGTTGTCTTAACAATTGTTTCTTTCCCACTATTATTATGCATTTTTAGTTTTTCTTACAATTGTAGCATCTGGATTATCTTAAAAGAATCGATCAACATGGATAGTCAAATCTATCTGCAACTTTAGCTGCTGAGTTGTATTAAAATTGATCTTTTTGGCACCAATTGGAATGAAGTGCTTTCAAAATGGTGATAGTTAGCTGACTCCAACTTAATATAATAAAAACGAAATGAAAGAGGAAAAGAAAGTAAGAAACAAAAGAGATAGCGGGTACTTTATATAGCTTAGATTTCACTTCAGCCATCCATGAAAATTGATAATAAGCCAAAGCTCATTTGAAACATTTGGATAGGGAATATGGGTAGAGAATAGAGTCGAAGAAAGATTGAACAGTGATGAAACATAATAGTGTTAATGTTGTTTCAAGTACATAATAATATTAATGTTGTCTGATTTCTGCCATTACTATAAAGTTGGAACTTTCTTTATGTTATTGACAAAGTTGGTTGAATGTGTTGCTGAGATTTCTGGTTGGATTTTAGGTAAATTTTCCATTTTAAATTCTTTCTACCttttagaaaataacaataagTTTTATATTACTAATAGTTGGATTGCTATATTTTGTTTGATCTTATTTGATGTAGGTTTAACTTTGTGTTGCAGTGATTGTGTACATATGTGTGTTCAATCTCTTTAATTCAAGTAAGTGTCACTCTTCTGCATTGTTAGATTATTGTCAAATTGTTTCTTCAATTTATTTTGTCGTTACGGGATTTGGCTGTCTCTTTATTTGTTGTTTATTTAGTTTGAGTATAGAAAATATGTACTCTACATTCGTTTGAGTTGTTTTCTTAAAATTATACAGTCAAACTAAATATATGGCACTCATTAAACTctttttacaaaaaatattacAAAAATTGCAGCAATGTCAGATGATAAATGTAGAAAAGATCAAACCTCTGAAACCACAAATGCTAAGAGAAGAGCTAGGGAACGGGAGTTATATAAGCTAATGCCACCTGAAAAAAAGGAAGCATGTTTAGCCCGACGGCGGGAATTATATAAGTTATAAGTTAATGGCGCCCGAAAAAAATGAGGCATGTTTAGCTCGACGACGGGAGTTATATAAGCTAATGACACTTGAAAAAAAGGAGGCATGTTTAGCTCAGCAACGAGCAAACAAAGCTAAAATAAAAAAGCAATGTCTGCATGACAATTCAGTTCTAGCTAATTCAGTTAACCCATCATCCTTTGAAGTTAGCACTTCTTTTGCAGAGCAGGCTTCATCTGTTGTAAGACGGTCACTGCTTCTTGGTGAAACAGGTTAGGCAGTTTTTCTACAATTTatgaattaaattaaaaaaataacttAAGCTAAAAAGTTTTGTTTATTGAATAAACAGGATCGTCATCAGGCACAAAACCTACACATCATGGTAAAAAGTCAGTGATCACTACAAATCAAGGTTGGTTCCAACCGTTTCACTAAAAATAATAATCGTCACACATTCCTTAAATTGCCTATTATTTCGGGCTTACGTTAAAGTTTAATATGCAGAAAGAGTTAAAAAAATAACTTaagctaattttttttatttattgaaTAAACAGAATCGTCGTCAAGCACAAAGCCTACACATCATGGTAAAAAGTCAGTCATGACTACAAATGAAGGTTGGTTCCAACCGTTTCACTAAAAACAATATTTGTCACACATTCCTTAAATTGCCTATTATTTCGTGCTTACATTAAAGTTTAATATGCAGAAAGAGATTTCATACAAGTTGGTACCTTAAGTAGTGCAGAAGCAAAAACCAGCTATATTAGCTTGAAAGATGTTCCGAATTGTGAATTTTGTGGAGCCAAAAAGTTTGAATATGAACCACCTGCATTTTGTTGTAGTAATGGTTCGATTCACTTAATTTCATATCAAATGCCACAAGAGTTAAGAAATTTGTATTTAGGAAACACTGAGGAATAAAAGGAATTTCGAACTTACATTAGAACACACATTCGCTTTCACTTCACTCGGAGTAACTTATGATAAAAATTTAGCAAAACGAAGTGATGGAGTTTAATCCTTCAAAGTCCAAGGACAAATGTATCATTTTATAAATGATTTGGTTCCAACTAATCAAAGGGCTAAGAACTTACAATTGTATTTCTTTGACGGTGAAAACGAACTGCAAAATCGAATGGCATGCTTAAACAAGCTTAATGAAAAAATTGTGAAATCTTTGATGGACATCTTAAAGTCTTACAATCCTTACTCTAAGTTTTTGAAATCTTTAATAAACATCTCGCAATTGTCTAATTTCTACATTGCCCTTAGATGTGATGCTGGTCTAGATCAACGAATCTACAACTTACCAACAGTTTCAAAAGTTGGTGGGATATGGGtagaaaatgataataataattgtGTATCCGCACCACATATCCGCATATATACAGAAAGTACTAGAAGTCAAATAGTAAATGTCACACCATAatcttaccagggtgtgatgggcaccgacccttccttagggccgagcgaaccctctgactcttattacatacgtaGTCCTTTGGACTCCTTGAATCAAACAAGaacgaaatacatagtaaagctttcagaaatattcttttcgttattctcaaatcaagaaaaatctgtaatcatatggaatttatcacataacaccgaatgacacatcggctgatggagccgcttgcAAAACTGACACTCtttacccacgactctgtctgcaaagtctctaacatcaatccagaaatcttaacatacaaactctgactcggcaacaccccGGGGGCAaacggagcttgccaacttcgctggaacatcttccataatgactgctactcatctgggtgtacctgcgcggcatgaaacgcagcccccgaagaaagggggtcagtatggaaaatgtactgagcatgtaaggtaagaatcacagtaaaagagaatcataactgaaacagagatttaccagaatcaagtatgagctttaaaaatattaaaacacttgccttttcaaatgaagatcatgtatgtcatcataaatcataaatgaaaatcatgtatgccatcgtcatatatcatatatcatataacgtgccccggccctctagcgagggacgcggtgactaaattcatgcatgtcatcaccatatatcatatatgcatataacgtgccccggccgtctattgagggacgcggtgaatgaaatcatgtataccaatatcatatatcatatatgcatgtaacgtgccccggcccttcagtgagggacgcggtgaatcatatatcatgtatgcatataacgttcCCTGGCCCTTcagtgagggacacggtgaatcatatatcatgtatgcatataacgtgccccgaccctctattgcgggacgcggtgaatagagtcatcatatgccatcctggccaccaccccgtcatcatatcatcatgtcatcatatcatatataacatgccccggcccgcaagtgagagggacg
Encoded proteins:
- the LOC132641798 gene encoding aluminum-activated malate transporter 9-like, coding for MVTLKNFFKKASPDHNQEKLLPHDDDEIRNGCCMCFTPLHKRFTSFFNNIQDFAKKAIEMGKNDPRKIIFSLKMGFALSFVSLLIFWKKPTDIAQFAIWAILTVLVMFEFTIGATFIKGFNRGLGTFCAGMLALVFAQLALWAGEREKVVIVVSIFIVAFFGTYLKLYPTMAPYEYGYRVFILTYCILIVAGNRTRQYNVAIFTRLALIAVGAGICLLINISICPIWAGEDLHRLVVKNFMDLATSLEGCINGYLKCIEHDESISECNGYKSVLESTSREQTLLGFAIWEPPHGRYKLHKSPWRDIVKLSSGLRHCAFMVMALHGCIQSEIQAPPEKRKVFHNELKKVGENASKVLRELGTKLEKMEALSDHENILKEVHETAQYLQKKIDHKSYLLVNSKSWEIGKPNINVEDSSSENGSENLPLSSRSLSETAIDIRSLQANWPLLTKDSSDQLVTKSTLFRKQNQWPSRLSLVDGEIADIVEMETYLSASALSLATFASLLIEFVARLQNVVDNFEELSQRAEFKEPVSIKC
- the LOC132642793 gene encoding uncharacterized protein LOC132642793, with the protein product MAPEKNEACLARRRELYKLMTLEKKEACLAQQRANKAKIKKQCLHDNSVLANSVNPSSFEVSTSFAEQASSVVRRSLLLGETGSSSGTKPTHHGKKSVITTNQESSSSTKPTHHGKKSVMTTNEGWFQPFH